A window of Hugenholtzia roseola DSM 9546 contains these coding sequences:
- a CDS encoding MarR family winged helix-turn-helix transcriptional regulator: MKIEDELQMSHFKSEMQKAHLNILFTASWLRSRMLPRFKAFGISNEQFNVLRILRGQNPKSLCVRDIKERMIDRNSNTTRIIDKLLEKEYVSKQTSERDKREIEVYISEKGLALLKEIDDDFEKDNPHLAGLSASEAQLLNALLDKLRDTP, translated from the coding sequence ATGAAAATAGAAGACGAACTTCAAATGAGCCATTTCAAAAGTGAGATGCAGAAAGCCCATCTTAATATTCTCTTTACTGCCAGTTGGTTGCGAAGCCGTATGCTACCACGTTTTAAAGCCTTTGGCATTTCGAATGAGCAATTTAATGTCTTGCGTATCTTGCGCGGGCAGAATCCTAAGTCGCTCTGCGTGCGCGATATTAAAGAACGTATGATAGATAGAAACTCAAATACGACGCGAATCATAGACAAACTCCTTGAAAAAGAGTACGTTAGCAAGCAAACTTCGGAACGCGACAAGCGTGAAATAGAGGTCTATATCAGCGAAAAAGGCTTGGCTCTTTTAAAAGAGATTGATGATGATTTTGAAAAAGACAATCCTCATTTGGCAGGTCTGTCTGCTTCGGAGGCACAACTGCTCAATGCACTTTTAGACAAATTGCGCGATACGCCTTGA